A DNA window from Haloactinospora alba contains the following coding sequences:
- a CDS encoding aminotransferase-like domain-containing protein, producing the protein MVASEVRALFAVASRPEVVSLAGGMPNVDALPLENIGELVRQVATEQGSEALQYGSAQGNEALREQICDVMSLEGITASPDDVMVTVGSQQALDLITRVFVDPGDVVLCEAPTYLTAVNTFAAFQADVHHVAMDEEGVVPEALEESLANLTAAGRRVKFFYTIPNFQNPAGVTLSAQRRDRVVEICQRYGLLVLEDNPYGLLRYEGELTTALRAQAPESVIYLGSFSKTLSPGFRIGWVLAPSAVRAKLVLAAESAMLSHSTFNQMVVARYLTNHPWREQIKDFVEMYRDRRDTMISALDTLMPEGTTWTRPQGGFFVWLTLPEGLDSKAMLPRAVNERVAYVPGTGFFANDDGHRNMRLSFCYPTPDRIREGVRRLSGVIQSEISLRDTFGSTSAPTTGDQAGPTPELP; encoded by the coding sequence ATGGTGGCATCGGAGGTCCGGGCCCTCTTCGCGGTGGCCTCCCGTCCCGAGGTGGTGTCGCTGGCGGGGGGGATGCCGAACGTCGACGCCCTTCCCCTGGAGAACATCGGGGAACTGGTGCGCCAGGTTGCCACGGAGCAGGGGTCGGAGGCACTGCAGTACGGCTCCGCGCAGGGGAACGAGGCGCTGCGTGAGCAGATCTGCGATGTCATGAGTCTCGAGGGGATCACCGCGAGCCCGGACGACGTTATGGTCACCGTGGGTTCGCAGCAGGCGCTGGACCTCATAACCCGCGTCTTCGTCGACCCTGGCGATGTCGTCCTGTGCGAGGCCCCCACCTACCTCACCGCCGTCAACACCTTCGCCGCCTTCCAGGCCGATGTCCACCATGTGGCCATGGACGAAGAAGGGGTCGTTCCGGAGGCGCTCGAGGAGTCGTTGGCGAACCTCACCGCCGCGGGGCGTCGGGTCAAGTTCTTCTACACCATCCCCAACTTCCAGAACCCCGCCGGCGTCACGCTCAGCGCGCAACGCCGTGACCGGGTGGTGGAGATATGCCAGCGCTATGGGCTGCTCGTGCTGGAGGACAACCCCTACGGCCTGCTGCGTTACGAGGGAGAGCTCACCACGGCGCTGCGCGCTCAGGCACCCGAGAGCGTCATCTACCTGGGGTCGTTCTCCAAAACCCTGTCGCCCGGTTTCCGGATCGGGTGGGTACTGGCGCCGTCGGCAGTGCGCGCCAAACTCGTCCTGGCGGCGGAGTCCGCGATGCTCAGCCACTCCACCTTCAACCAGATGGTGGTGGCCCGCTACCTGACCAACCATCCCTGGCGGGAGCAGATCAAGGACTTCGTCGAGATGTACCGCGACCGGCGAGACACGATGATCTCGGCTCTCGACACGCTCATGCCGGAAGGCACCACCTGGACCCGTCCGCAGGGCGGGTTCTTCGTCTGGCTCACCCTGCCCGAAGGGCTGGACTCCAAAGCGATGCTGCCGCGTGCCGTCAACGAGCGGGTGGCCTACGTCCCGGGTACGGGGTTCTTCGCCAACGACGACGGGCACCGCAACATGCGGCTGTCCTTCTGCTACCCCACTCCGGACCGGATCCGGGAGGGCGTCCGCCGCCTGTCCGGGGTTATCCAGAGCGAGATCTCACTGCGTGATACTTTCGGCAGCACTTCCGCGCCGACCACCGGTGACCAGGCGGGCCCCACCCCCGAACTTCCCTAG
- a CDS encoding cupin domain-containing protein, with protein MAHSPDTAHTPVTAAGRDRASGQRLARHLGLEPLPDEGGLFRRTHIDEHSSCIYFMLLAPEFSALHRLRTTEIYHYYSGAPLRMLLLAPDGNAHQPILGPDVENGQQPQVIVPPGVWQGSSSDGEWSLAGAMSAPPFTWERFELGERSQLRASYPQAASRITELTRIEPSR; from the coding sequence ATGGCTCACTCCCCTGACACTGCCCACACACCCGTCACAGCCGCTGGACGGGACCGTGCATCGGGACAGCGCCTCGCCCGGCATCTCGGTCTGGAGCCGCTACCGGACGAGGGCGGGCTGTTCCGCCGCACCCATATCGACGAGCACTCCTCGTGCATCTACTTCATGCTGCTGGCGCCGGAGTTCTCCGCGCTGCACCGGCTACGAACCACCGAGATCTACCACTACTACAGCGGGGCCCCGTTGCGGATGCTGCTGCTGGCACCCGACGGGAACGCGCACCAGCCGATCCTGGGGCCGGACGTGGAGAACGGGCAGCAACCGCAGGTCATCGTGCCGCCCGGCGTGTGGCAGGGCTCCTCCTCCGACGGAGAGTGGAGCCTTGCCGGCGCGATGTCGGCCCCGCCGTTCACCTGGGAACGGTTCGAACTCGGCGAGCGGTCACAGCTGCGGGCGAGCTACCCGCAGGCCGCCTCCCGCATCACCGAACTCACCCGGATCGAACCCTCGCGGTAG
- a CDS encoding bile acid:sodium symporter, whose protein sequence is MGFVASLAAFAGRWFAVLVVLGAVVGLVAPDQTARLAPWISPLLGMIMFGMGLSLRASDFAVVARRPQAVLVGIVAQFLVMPLVGYGIGVALQLPPMLLVGMVLVGSSPGGTASNVVVYLSRGDVALSVAMTSVSTLLAPLLTPALVLLLAGSTLPVDAGGLFLSIVQVVLAPVLAGLVVRAVAGRRIHAVLEALPLVSVGGIVVVVAAVVGSNAGAVLDTGLLLALAVVLHNGFGLVLGYASARFSRLPESARRAVSVEVGMQNSGLAATLATAHFAPLAALPGALFSVWHNLSGSLAASFWARR, encoded by the coding sequence ATGGGGTTTGTCGCCTCGCTCGCGGCGTTCGCGGGCCGGTGGTTCGCCGTGCTGGTCGTGCTCGGTGCGGTGGTCGGGCTCGTGGCGCCGGACCAGACAGCCCGCCTCGCCCCGTGGATCTCCCCGCTGCTCGGCATGATCATGTTCGGGATGGGGCTGTCCCTGCGGGCCTCGGATTTCGCGGTAGTGGCCAGGCGACCGCAGGCGGTGCTCGTGGGCATCGTCGCGCAGTTCCTGGTGATGCCACTGGTGGGCTACGGTATCGGTGTCGCGCTGCAGCTTCCACCGATGCTTCTGGTGGGGATGGTGCTTGTCGGATCCTCGCCCGGTGGGACAGCGTCGAATGTGGTCGTCTACCTCTCCCGGGGCGACGTGGCCCTCTCCGTGGCCATGACCTCAGTGTCGACGCTTCTCGCCCCGCTGCTCACCCCCGCACTGGTGCTGTTGCTGGCCGGATCCACGCTGCCCGTCGACGCCGGTGGCCTGTTCCTCTCCATCGTGCAGGTGGTTCTCGCGCCGGTCCTGGCCGGACTGGTCGTACGTGCGGTTGCGGGGCGGCGCATCCACGCGGTCCTGGAAGCGCTCCCGCTCGTGTCGGTTGGCGGCATCGTCGTCGTGGTGGCGGCCGTTGTCGGCAGTAACGCCGGCGCGGTCCTGGACACTGGCCTCCTGCTGGCGCTGGCGGTGGTGCTGCACAACGGTTTCGGTTTGGTGCTGGGATACGCTTCCGCTCGGTTCAGCAGGCTCCCCGAGTCGGCGCGGCGCGCGGTGAGTGTCGAGGTCGGCATGCAGAACTCCGGTCTGGCGGCGACGCTGGCCACAGCGCACTTCGCTCCGCTCGCCGCGCTGCCCGGTGCGTTGTTCTCGGTGTGGCACAACCTCTCCGGATCCCTCGCCGCCAGCTTCTGGGCGCGCCGCTGA
- a CDS encoding TetR/AcrR family transcriptional regulator: MVSKQKRLPRQVREQQMIDAAIPVFSRSGYHTASVEEIAEAAGISKPMVYIYLGSKEGLFTACIHREADRLVETLRSAICSDDPPEMGLWRGLNAFFRFVADNQASWAVLYQQARSQGEPFSTEVSQARCRVMDEITALVVNGTKLPDGERVISTKDAEILARIAAGAADALTDWLLEHPEESPDTLTDRVMNLALVGVERYNSGGLNEE, encoded by the coding sequence GTGGTCAGCAAACAGAAACGGTTGCCCCGTCAGGTACGGGAACAGCAGATGATCGATGCCGCGATTCCCGTGTTCTCCCGTAGCGGGTACCACACCGCGAGTGTGGAGGAGATCGCGGAAGCGGCGGGGATATCCAAACCGATGGTCTACATTTACCTCGGGTCCAAGGAGGGGCTGTTCACCGCCTGTATCCACCGAGAGGCCGACCGGTTGGTGGAGACCCTGCGTTCGGCGATCTGTTCCGATGATCCCCCGGAGATGGGGCTCTGGAGAGGGCTGAACGCCTTTTTCCGTTTCGTGGCCGACAACCAGGCGAGCTGGGCCGTGCTCTACCAGCAGGCACGCAGCCAGGGGGAGCCCTTCTCCACCGAGGTCAGCCAGGCGCGTTGCCGCGTCATGGACGAAATCACCGCCCTGGTCGTCAACGGCACGAAACTCCCGGACGGCGAACGCGTCATCTCCACCAAGGACGCCGAGATCCTCGCGCGCATAGCGGCAGGCGCCGCCGACGCCCTCACGGACTGGTTGCTGGAGCACCCGGAGGAGTCCCCGGACACCCTGACCGACCGCGTGATGAACCTTGCTCTGGTGGGGGTGGAGCGCTACAACTCGGGCGGCCTCAACGAGGAGTGA
- a CDS encoding MFS transporter: MMVGHAGSRTGSASQLRRVASASFVGTTIEWYDFFIYATAAQLVFGTQFFTDLSPTAANLAAVTSIGVSFVARPLGGIVMGHFGDRVGRRTMLVLALVAMGVATVGVGMLPTYSQIGVAAPVLLVTLRLLQGASAGGEWGGAALMAVEHAPRHRRGFLGAFPQLGAPAGLVAANGVFSAVSAFTSEAQFDAWGWRVPFLVSAVLIAVGLFIRLRVEESPEFDRVREQQERVRRPLVQLLRTHRKQLLIAVGVFIANNGIGYILIAFILGYATSTLGVARNTMLLVIVAGALFWIVTTLWAAHWSDTVGRRPVYLVGSVWLLAWSFPFFLLLDTASVPLMLLAVLMLAAGLGMTYGPQSALYAELFPARVRYSGASFAYALGAVLGGGIVPFASAALQASTGTSMSVAAYMFLLGCVSLVAVVLIPETRENVRARFRAEEEG; the protein is encoded by the coding sequence ATGATGGTAGGGCACGCCGGGTCACGCACGGGAAGCGCGTCGCAGCTGCGACGGGTAGCGTCAGCCAGTTTCGTCGGCACCACGATCGAGTGGTACGACTTCTTCATATACGCGACCGCTGCCCAGCTCGTCTTCGGGACGCAGTTCTTCACGGACCTCTCCCCCACGGCCGCGAACCTCGCCGCCGTCACCAGCATCGGCGTGAGCTTCGTCGCCCGCCCGTTGGGTGGGATCGTCATGGGGCACTTCGGTGACCGTGTGGGACGCCGGACCATGCTGGTGCTGGCTCTCGTCGCGATGGGGGTGGCCACCGTCGGCGTGGGGATGCTGCCGACCTACAGCCAGATCGGAGTGGCCGCGCCGGTGCTGTTGGTGACACTGCGGTTGCTCCAGGGAGCGAGCGCCGGCGGCGAGTGGGGCGGCGCGGCGCTGATGGCAGTGGAGCACGCGCCGCGGCATCGGCGGGGCTTCCTCGGCGCCTTCCCCCAGCTGGGCGCCCCCGCGGGCCTGGTCGCGGCCAACGGAGTGTTCTCCGCGGTCTCAGCGTTCACGAGCGAGGCACAGTTCGACGCCTGGGGGTGGCGTGTTCCCTTCCTGGTGAGCGCGGTACTGATCGCGGTGGGCCTGTTCATCCGGCTGCGGGTGGAGGAAAGCCCCGAGTTCGACCGTGTCCGCGAGCAGCAGGAACGGGTCCGGCGGCCACTCGTCCAGCTGTTGCGAACGCACCGTAAGCAGCTCCTCATCGCTGTGGGCGTGTTCATCGCCAACAACGGGATCGGGTACATACTCATCGCGTTCATCCTCGGCTACGCGACCTCCACCCTCGGGGTCGCCCGGAACACGATGTTGCTCGTGATCGTGGCCGGCGCCCTGTTCTGGATCGTCACCACCCTGTGGGCAGCCCACTGGTCCGACACGGTGGGACGGCGCCCCGTCTACCTTGTCGGCTCGGTTTGGCTCCTCGCCTGGTCCTTCCCGTTCTTCCTGCTGCTGGACACCGCGTCGGTCCCGCTCATGCTGCTGGCTGTCCTGATGCTGGCCGCCGGGTTGGGAATGACCTACGGTCCGCAGTCCGCCCTGTACGCGGAGCTGTTCCCCGCACGCGTGCGCTACAGCGGAGCCTCGTTCGCCTACGCTCTCGGCGCCGTCCTGGGAGGTGGGATCGTTCCGTTCGCTTCGGCGGCGTTGCAGGCCTCCACGGGAACCAGCATGTCCGTCGCGGCGTACATGTTCCTGCTCGGTTGTGTTTCGCTCGTCGCCGTGGTGCTGATCCCGGAGACACGGGAAAACGTCCGAGCGCGGTTCCGGGCGGAGGAAGAAGGCTGA
- a CDS encoding D-alanine--D-alanine ligase family protein has protein sequence MADLDRVLVLAGGMSPEHEVSVRSGRRVAESLRRLDVEAQVADADAQLLATLATDPPQAVFPVLHGASGEDGAIREILELNNIPYVGAPPQACRVAFAKPTAKSLVAEHGIATPRGVTLPKSAFHDLGAPALLDRIVGALGTPLFVKPDQGGSAFGATPVDSVESLSAALVSCFAYSDSALIEERVQGTEIAVGVVDLGEGPSALPPVEIVPDGGVYDYAARYTPGRTEFFSPARISTEAFQAATRTALTAHRALGLRDISRTDLIVDSAGSVRFLEVNVAPGMTETSTFPQAVAAAELDFAVVCRELAHRASQRLRG, from the coding sequence GTGGCCGATCTCGACCGGGTTCTCGTGCTGGCGGGGGGCATGTCTCCCGAACACGAGGTCAGTGTCCGCTCCGGGCGGCGCGTCGCCGAGTCACTGCGGCGCCTCGACGTGGAGGCCCAGGTCGCCGACGCGGACGCGCAACTACTGGCGACGCTCGCCACGGACCCGCCCCAGGCGGTCTTTCCCGTACTGCACGGGGCTTCCGGGGAGGACGGGGCGATACGCGAGATCCTGGAACTCAACAACATCCCGTACGTGGGAGCCCCACCCCAGGCGTGCCGTGTCGCGTTCGCCAAACCCACCGCGAAGTCCCTGGTAGCCGAACACGGGATCGCCACGCCGCGAGGGGTGACTCTGCCGAAGTCGGCGTTCCACGACCTGGGAGCGCCGGCGTTGCTGGACCGCATCGTCGGCGCGCTCGGAACGCCGCTGTTCGTCAAGCCCGACCAGGGAGGTTCGGCGTTCGGAGCGACCCCGGTCGACTCGGTCGAGAGCCTGTCAGCGGCCCTGGTGAGTTGCTTCGCCTACAGCGACTCCGCACTGATCGAGGAACGTGTCCAGGGAACCGAGATCGCTGTCGGGGTCGTGGACCTCGGTGAGGGGCCCTCCGCCCTGCCGCCGGTGGAGATCGTGCCCGACGGCGGGGTCTACGACTACGCGGCCCGGTACACCCCGGGTCGCACCGAGTTCTTCAGCCCGGCACGCATCTCCACCGAAGCGTTCCAGGCGGCGACCCGTACGGCACTGACCGCCCACCGCGCCTTGGGGCTGCGTGACATCTCCCGCACCGACCTCATTGTCGACTCCGCGGGCAGTGTGCGTTTCCTGGAGGTGAACGTCGCACCGGGGATGACCGAGACCTCGACGTTCCCGCAAGCGGTGGCTGCCGCCGAGCTGGACTTCGCGGTTGTCTGTCGGGAACTGGCCCATCGGGCGAGCCAGCGTCTTCGCGGTTGA
- the mtnA gene encoding S-methyl-5-thioribose-1-phosphate isomerase — protein sequence MRTIDWVDGGIELVDQTRLPHEFLRLRVTDPDALVDAVQRLAVRGAPALGVAGALGVALLATSTDSSEEVRSGARRLRDARPTAVNLSWGVDRALRQLDRGAQAVLTEALAVRDEDIAASVAMGENGAATLRELLPGRSIRAMTVCNAGGLAAVERGTALSVVQTLHEQGRLGHTLVTETRPLLQGARLTAWELRRMGAEHSVIVDSAGPFLLNRDYADAVLVGADRIAANGDTANKVGSFSLALAARQAGVPFLVVAPESSIDPETPGGDDIAVEERDASEVVAFDGIATAPEGTGALNPAFDVTPAELITAIVTENRVVRPGRGTPPVGTVPERPQDR from the coding sequence ATGCGTACGATCGACTGGGTGGACGGCGGTATCGAACTCGTCGACCAGACCCGTCTACCGCACGAGTTCCTGCGGCTGCGCGTCACCGACCCGGACGCACTGGTCGACGCCGTCCAACGCCTGGCTGTCCGGGGAGCGCCGGCACTGGGAGTGGCGGGCGCGCTGGGTGTGGCCCTGCTGGCTACCTCCACCGACTCGTCGGAGGAGGTGCGCAGCGGTGCCAGGCGGTTGCGGGACGCTCGGCCGACCGCCGTGAACCTGTCCTGGGGAGTGGACCGGGCACTGCGTCAACTGGACCGGGGAGCACAGGCGGTTCTCACCGAGGCGCTGGCGGTGCGTGACGAGGACATCGCCGCTTCGGTGGCCATGGGCGAGAACGGCGCCGCGACGTTGCGCGAGCTTCTGCCCGGTCGGTCGATACGCGCGATGACCGTGTGTAACGCTGGTGGTCTGGCAGCCGTGGAGCGGGGCACCGCCCTGAGTGTGGTGCAGACGCTGCACGAGCAGGGGCGGCTGGGCCACACCCTGGTCACCGAAACCCGGCCGCTGTTGCAGGGAGCTCGGCTGACAGCGTGGGAACTGCGGCGCATGGGGGCCGAACACAGCGTGATCGTCGATTCGGCGGGCCCGTTCCTGCTGAACCGGGACTACGCCGACGCTGTCCTCGTGGGTGCTGACCGGATCGCGGCAAACGGCGACACCGCGAACAAGGTGGGGTCGTTCTCCCTCGCACTGGCAGCCCGGCAGGCCGGAGTCCCGTTCCTCGTCGTGGCACCGGAATCCAGCATAGATCCGGAAACCCCGGGAGGGGACGACATCGCCGTCGAGGAACGCGACGCTTCCGAGGTGGTCGCGTTCGACGGGATCGCTACCGCTCCCGAGGGGACGGGCGCGCTCAATCCGGCCTTCGACGTGACGCCGGCCGAACTGATCACCGCGATCGTCACCGAGAACCGGGTCGTCCGCCCGGGCCGCGGCACCCCTCCCGTTGGTACGGTTCCGGAGCGGCCGCAGGACCGGTGA
- a CDS encoding SDR family NAD(P)-dependent oxidoreductase yields the protein MTEHPQDSTLPSLSGRVAVVTGAGGGLGGGIARRLAAAGAAVLLHYRTSGENARLVASDIERAGGRAATAQADLLDPESCAAVARRAVDTFGHLDILVNNAGTQPVQSLAEMTSDDWRSVVDTNTTATFTATQAAAEAMRDHGGSIVHIASIEGEQPQWAHAHYCSAKAAVRMHARAAALELGSRGIRVNSVSPGLIHRDGIDEEWPQGVARWEQAAPLGRLGRPEDVGDACVFLASDMARWVTGQDITVDGGVSVRPTW from the coding sequence GTGACCGAGCATCCGCAGGACTCCACCCTTCCCTCGCTGTCCGGTCGGGTCGCCGTGGTGACCGGTGCCGGCGGTGGGCTGGGCGGTGGGATAGCACGTCGCCTGGCTGCCGCAGGTGCCGCTGTGCTGCTGCACTACCGAACCAGTGGCGAGAACGCCCGGCTCGTGGCGTCCGACATCGAACGTGCCGGTGGCAGGGCAGCAACGGCCCAGGCGGACCTGCTCGATCCTGAGTCCTGCGCTGCCGTGGCGCGCAGAGCCGTGGACACCTTCGGGCACCTGGACATCCTGGTGAACAACGCCGGAACACAGCCGGTCCAGTCGCTGGCCGAGATGACGTCCGACGACTGGCGTTCGGTCGTCGACACCAACACCACCGCCACGTTCACGGCGACGCAGGCCGCGGCTGAGGCCATGCGGGACCACGGCGGTTCCATCGTCCACATCGCCTCGATCGAGGGAGAACAGCCCCAGTGGGCGCACGCGCACTACTGTTCCGCGAAGGCCGCGGTCCGCATGCATGCCCGGGCGGCAGCGCTGGAGTTGGGCAGCCGGGGGATCCGGGTCAACTCCGTATCACCGGGCCTGATCCACCGGGACGGAATAGACGAGGAGTGGCCGCAGGGAGTCGCCCGGTGGGAGCAGGCCGCCCCCCTGGGCAGGCTCGGAAGGCCGGAGGACGTTGGCGACGCCTGCGTGTTCCTCGCCTCCGACATGGCCAGGTGGGTCACGGGGCAGGACATAACTGTGGACGGCGGTGTGTCCGTCCGGCCGACCTGGTGA
- a CDS encoding PPOX class F420-dependent oxidoreductase codes for MTFTEAEIDYLNSQRLGRLSTVAPDGYPNNRPVLVHHNPQTGTIDVTGFDLSQSGKWRNVGADPHVSFVVDDLASVKPWRPRGVEVRGDAERLTGEGVSPFGDEVIRIHPRRILSWGLDPDSPRAMERRDVSAVG; via the coding sequence ATGACATTCACCGAGGCTGAAATCGACTACCTCAACAGTCAGCGCCTGGGCCGGCTCTCCACCGTCGCCCCGGACGGGTACCCGAACAACCGGCCGGTTCTGGTGCACCACAACCCCCAGACGGGCACCATAGACGTGACGGGGTTCGACCTGTCGCAGAGCGGTAAGTGGCGCAACGTCGGTGCCGACCCGCACGTGTCGTTCGTGGTGGACGACCTCGCGTCGGTCAAACCATGGAGGCCGCGCGGAGTGGAGGTGCGGGGGGATGCTGAGCGACTGACGGGCGAGGGGGTGTCGCCCTTCGGGGACGAGGTCATACGTATCCATCCTCGCCGGATCCTCAGCTGGGGGCTGGACCCGGACAGTCCCCGCGCCATGGAGCGGCGCGACGTTTCCGCCGTCGGATGA
- the speB gene encoding agmatinase, producing MTTPIGPTDSSKLPRFAGPATFARLPRTDQVDHTDIAVVGVPFDTGVSYRPGARFGPSGIRESSRLLRPYNPGLGLAPFDQLQVADGGDIAVNPYSIGEAVETIDAAVTDYARTGTRLVTLGGDHTIALPMLRSLHRQYGPIAMLHFDAHLDTWDTYFGEPYTHGTPFRRAAEEGLLDTEALAHVGTRGPLYGKRDLEDDRRFGFGIVTSADVMRKGVDEVTDALRQRIGSRPLYVSVDIDVLDPAHAPGTGTPEAGGMTSRELLEILRGLASCHLVGADVVEVAPAYDHAQITATAAAHVAYDLVGVLAMGKA from the coding sequence ATGACCACACCGATCGGCCCCACCGACTCCAGCAAGCTCCCCCGGTTCGCCGGTCCAGCGACCTTCGCCCGCCTCCCCAGAACCGACCAGGTCGACCACACCGACATCGCCGTCGTCGGCGTCCCGTTCGACACGGGGGTGTCCTACCGTCCCGGAGCGCGGTTCGGCCCTTCGGGTATCCGCGAGTCCAGCCGGCTCCTGCGCCCCTACAACCCGGGACTCGGCCTGGCGCCTTTCGACCAGCTCCAGGTGGCCGACGGGGGCGACATCGCCGTGAACCCCTACTCGATCGGTGAGGCGGTCGAGACCATCGACGCGGCGGTAACCGACTACGCGCGAACCGGGACCCGCCTGGTGACGCTCGGCGGCGACCACACGATCGCCCTACCGATGTTGCGTTCCCTCCACCGCCAGTACGGCCCGATCGCGATGCTGCACTTCGACGCGCACCTGGACACGTGGGACACGTATTTCGGTGAGCCCTACACCCACGGAACGCCCTTCCGTCGTGCCGCGGAGGAGGGGCTGCTGGACACCGAGGCCCTGGCGCACGTCGGCACCCGCGGGCCGCTGTACGGCAAGAGGGACCTCGAGGACGACCGCAGGTTCGGCTTCGGCATCGTCACCTCGGCCGACGTGATGCGTAAGGGGGTGGACGAGGTGACGGACGCGCTGCGCCAGCGGATCGGGTCGCGTCCGCTGTACGTCTCGGTCGACATCGACGTGCTCGATCCCGCCCACGCTCCGGGTACCGGTACACCCGAGGCCGGTGGTATGACCAGTCGGGAGTTGCTGGAGATCCTGCGCGGGCTGGCCTCGTGCCACCTTGTCGGGGCCGACGTCGTCGAGGTCGCCCCCGCCTACGACCATGCGCAGATCACCGCCACGGCAGCCGCCCATGTCGCCTATGACCTGGTCGGCGTGCTCGCCATGGGCAAAGCCTGA
- a CDS encoding Zn-dependent alcohol dehydrogenase, giving the protein MSTTVRAAVCTGTTDPLRISDVFLPEPGPGQVRVRLSAAGVCHSDLSLANGTLPQALPAVLGHEGAGRVESVGPDVTRTDIAPGQHVVLNWSPPCRECWFCTNDEPYLCEQGLDPASRAYANLEDGTPVFPGLGTGAFAEATVVPSHAVIPLPEGVTPSTDALLGCAALTGWGAVTNSARVRAGESAAVIGLGGVGLATLQALRLAGADPIIAVDVSPAKEELVRKLGASHFVAAGDNTPRELRGLTGGRGVDHAFEVVGSSTAIRTAWSATRRGGTTTVVGAGAKEDTVGLSALEIFHSARTLRGCMYGACDPDRDIPVLGQRVRDGELDLATMVTDEIGLDEVPEAFRRMREGRGGRSIVRFE; this is encoded by the coding sequence ATGAGCACCACCGTCAGGGCCGCCGTCTGTACCGGAACCACAGATCCGCTGCGCATCAGCGACGTCTTCCTTCCAGAGCCCGGTCCGGGACAGGTTCGGGTCCGTCTCTCCGCCGCGGGTGTGTGCCACTCCGACCTCTCCCTGGCCAACGGCACCCTTCCCCAGGCCCTGCCCGCCGTTCTCGGCCATGAGGGAGCCGGCAGGGTGGAGTCCGTGGGGCCGGACGTCACCCGCACCGACATCGCGCCCGGCCAGCACGTCGTCCTCAACTGGTCCCCGCCGTGCCGGGAGTGTTGGTTCTGCACCAACGACGAGCCCTACCTGTGCGAGCAGGGGCTGGACCCCGCCTCCCGCGCCTACGCGAACCTGGAGGACGGCACCCCCGTGTTCCCTGGCCTGGGAACCGGGGCTTTCGCCGAGGCCACCGTCGTTCCGTCGCACGCTGTGATCCCGCTACCGGAGGGGGTCACCCCCAGCACGGACGCCCTTCTCGGGTGCGCCGCCCTCACCGGGTGGGGGGCTGTCACCAACTCCGCACGGGTCCGCGCTGGTGAGTCCGCGGCCGTCATCGGACTGGGCGGGGTCGGTCTGGCGACTCTCCAGGCCCTACGCCTGGCGGGAGCCGACCCGATCATCGCCGTGGACGTGTCTCCCGCCAAGGAGGAGCTCGTCCGCAAGCTGGGTGCCAGCCACTTCGTCGCCGCGGGCGACAACACGCCCCGGGAGCTTCGTGGACTCACCGGCGGCCGTGGGGTCGACCACGCGTTCGAGGTGGTCGGTTCGAGCACCGCCATCCGCACCGCCTGGAGCGCGACGCGGCGGGGAGGGACGACGACGGTCGTCGGTGCGGGTGCCAAGGAGGACACCGTCGGGCTCAGTGCTCTGGAGATCTTCCACTCCGCGCGCACGCTACGGGGCTGCATGTACGGCGCGTGTGACCCTGACCGGGACATTCCGGTACTGGGGCAGCGGGTACGCGACGGCGAGCTCGACCTGGCTACGATGGTGACCGACGAGATCGGCCTGGACGAGGTTCCCGAAGCCTTCCGCCGCATGCGCGAGGGGCGGGGCGGACGTTCGATCGTCCGGTTCGAGTGA